A window of the Fusarium poae strain DAOMC 252244 chromosome 3, whole genome shotgun sequence genome harbors these coding sequences:
- a CDS encoding hypothetical protein (SECRETED:SignalP(1-19)): MLFTKVVILAAAGLVASEAAPQVTQPAVLRRDLGDDLKNWAETKAGEKVTNVEEWAKTNADKVQQWASEEGGDAKTWVQDNYSDAGKWASTKADAASTKIEAAISGASASASAAANDDDDNAAASLGQSGVVAMMAAIGVTAFGFFLA, from the coding sequence ATGCTCTTCACCAAGGTCGTTATTCTCGCTGCCGCTGGCCTCGTCGCCTCTGAGGCTGCCCCCCAAGTCACCCAGCCCGCCGTCCTCCGTCGTGATCTCGGCGACGACCTCAAGAACTGGGCCGAAACCAAGGCCGGAGAAAAGGTCACCAACGTTGAGGAGTGGGCCAAGACCAACGCCGACAAGGTCCAGCAGTGGGCTTCCGAAGAAGGCGGTGATGCCAAGACCTGGGTTCAGGACAACTACAGTGACGCTGGCAAGTGGGCTTCCACAAAGGCCGATGCCGCCAGCACCAAGATCGAGGCTGCTATCAGTGGTGCTTCCGCCAGCGCCTCTGCCGCTGccaacgacgacgatgacaaCGCTGCTGCTAGCCTCGGCCAGTCCGGTGTTGTTGCCATGATGGCTGCTATTGGTGTTACCGCCTTTGGCTTCTTCCTCGCTTAA
- the UTP11 gene encoding Small subunit (SSU) processome component (BUSCO:51859at5125), whose product MSSMRNAVARRPHRERAQPLERRRLGLLEKHKDYSLRAKDFNKKKATLKNLRDKASERNEDEFYFGMMSRKGPGSKLKDGKSWSGKVQGDRGNKVMDVETVRLLKTQDLGYVRTMRQVVAKEVAKLEEQVVLTRGFDKLDEDEDQDQDSDSEFDFATAPKAPRKIVFADDEEQREQTLQDHLDLEDEEEKEEKKEGDEEFERAKALRRLRRQLENARKKLKVLTDAEGELEIQKAKMAKTATSGGTTRKGKKIMVRTRKR is encoded by the exons ATGTCGTCTATGCGAAATGCCGTCGCCAGGCGACCTCACCGTGAGAGAGCTCAACCATTAGAGCGTCGTCGTCTCGGTCTTCTCGAGAAACACAAG GACTACTCCCTTCGAGCCAAAGActtcaacaagaagaaaGCCACCCTCAAAAACCTCCGCGACAAGGCCTCCGAGCGAAACGAAGATGAATTCTACTTTGGCATGATGTCCCGCAAGGGACCAGGCTCCAAACTCAAAGATGGAAAGTCATGGTCCGGAAAGGTGCAAGGCGATCGAGGAAACAAGGTCATGGATGTCGAAACAGTGCGACTCCTCAAGACACAAGATCTCGGATACGTTCGAACGATGCGACAGGTTGTTGCAAAGGAAGTTGCCAAGTTGGAGGAGCAGGTAGTCCTCACCCGAGGATTCGACAAGcttgacgaagacgaagaccaagaccaagacagcGATTCGGAATTCGACTTTGCCACCGCACCTAAAGCGCCTAGAAAGATTGTCTTtgcagatgatgaagagcaaCGCGAACAAACATTACAAGACCACCTAGACTTGGAAGACGAggaggaaaaagaagagaagaaggagggaGACGAAGAATTTGAGCGCGCCAAGGCTCTACGCCGTCTTCGCCGCCAACTCGAAAATGCCCGTAAGAAACTCAAAGTCCTCACAGACGCCGAAGGAGAACTCGAGATCCAAAAGGCAAAAATGGCAAAGACGGCTACATCGGGAGGAACCACACGTAAAGGAAAGAAGATTATGGTGCGGACAAGAAAGCGATAA
- a CDS encoding hypothetical protein (TransMembrane:1 (o6-27i)~CAZy:GH47) has protein sequence MGVALPFTASRAIFSLLIAGLIFYGLFHEIPTYKSPKITFIPSSYDWSRHKLQNPLELSSMVKPPRGSPANLPRIQHDFSNPELRKRELATADQRRKEIKQAFQKTWKSYEKHAWGHDELKPLSLEGSDPFGGWAATICDNLDALWLMGMEREFYKAVDYVSRMDWDLPTSAGFNIFETTIRHLGGLLSAYELSGESALLAKAIELGDLLYATFDNTEHMPPHTIHFRDLKEGKGHPEPRQSTASLGSMSMEFTRLSQQTGNPKYYDAIDFITKAFERTQNETAIPGLWPIQINAQDGFRVDDDTFGLGANGDSLYEYLIKEYVLLQGLEPKYEKMYLKAADAAIEHLMFRPMLPEKEDVLMLGEASIAPRTKEVRLRTDVEHLTCFAGGMYALGGRALGRDDHVVVGEKLARGCAKAYSAYPTGLMPEIVHVERCPTLESCDFNPSSNKEPLGFRARDSTYLLRPETIESIFYLYRITGKEEFRDIAWDMWLAVRAAAETDEAFAAVEDVNAKEEIRHKDSMESFWMAETLKYFYLIFADEEVVSLDEWVFNTEAHPLRRMVN, from the coding sequence ATGGGTGTTGCTTTACCTTTTACTGCGTCGAGGGCGATCTTCTCTCTCCTCATCGCAGGCCTCATATTCTACGGCCTTTTCCACGAGATACCGACTTACAAATCCCCCAAGATCACTTTCATTCCCAGCAGCTATGACTGGAGTAGACATAAATTACAAAATCCATTGGAATTGAGTAGCATGGTCAAACCTCCTCGTGGTTCACCTGCCAATCTTCCTCGAATTCAACACGACTTTTCCAACCCCGAGTTGAGAAAACGAGAGCTCGCAACAGCTGATCAACGACGAAAAGAGATTAAACAAGCTTTCCAAAAGACATGGAAATCCTACGAAAAACATGCCTGGGGACATGACGAACTCAAACCGTTGAGCTTGGAAGGTAGTGACCCTTTTGGTGGGTGGGCCGCTACCATCTGCGACAACCTCGATGCGTTATGGCTCATGGGTATGGAGCGAGAGTTTTACAAGGCTGTCGACTACGTTTCTCGTATGGACTGGGATCTCCCTACCAGCGCCGGTTTTAATATCTTTGAAACTACCATCCGACATCTTGGCGGTTTACTTTCGGCTTATGAGCTCAGTGGTGAGAGCGCCTTGCTGGCCAAGGCAATTGAGCTGGGAGATTTATTGTATGCCACTTTCGACAACACAGAACACATGCCACCACATACGATTCATTTCCGAGACctaaaagaaggaaaaggtcATCCTGAACCGCGACAGAGTACAGCTAGTTTGGGTAGTATGAGTATGGAGTTTACTCGTCTTTCACAGCAGACCGGCAATCCCAAGTATTACGACGCAATTGACTTTATCACCAAAGCTTTCGAGAGAACGCAAAACGAGACCGCGATTCCTGGACTTTGGCCTATTCAGATTAATGCGCAGGATGGATTCCGGGTCGATGATGATACCTTTGGCTTGGGTGCGAATGGCGATTCACTTTATGAGTACCTCATCAAGGAGTACGTTCTCCTACAGGGTCTTGAACCAAAATACGAAAAGATGTACCTCAAGGCTGCCGATGCTGCGATTGAGCATTTGATGTTCCGACCGATGTTGCCCGAGAAGGAGGATGTGCTCATGCTGGGTGAAGCATCGATTGCACCTCGAACGAAAGAGGTTCGATTGAGGACAGACGTGGAACATCTGACTTGTTTCGCAGGAGGCATGTATGCTCTCGGAGGAAGAGCCCTTGGACGAGATGACCACGTTGTTGTCGGCGAGAAACTAGCTCGTGGCTGCGCAAAAGCATACTCTGCCTATCCAACCGGCCTCATGCCCGAAATCGTCCACGTCGAGCGCTGTCCAACTCTAGAGTCTTGCGACTTCAACCCAAGTTCCAACAAAGAACCCCTCGGATTCCGCGCCAGAGACTCAACTTATCTCCTCCGACCCGAGACCATCGAGAGTATCTTTTATCTCTACCGCATCACCGGAAAGGAAGAGTTTCGGGATATTGCGTGGGATATGTGGCTTGCGGTTCGCGCTGCTGCTGAGACGGATGAGGCGTTTGCGGCGGTTGAGGATGTGAATGCGAAGGAGGAGATTAGGCATAAAGATTCCATGGAGAGCTTTTGGATGGCTGAGACGTTGAAGTATTTTTATCTCATTTTTGCGGATGAGGAGGTTGTTAGTCTGGATGAGTGGGTGTTTAACACGGAGGCGCATCCATTGAGACGGATGGTGAACTGA
- a CDS encoding hypothetical protein (TransMembrane:4 (i20-42o48-68i80-101o148-174i)), with amino-acid sequence MTQQPQTEGDHVLQTPLWIVIIRAFQFLVSLIIVGLCGWMIHDAGLPENSLCIAIAVLTWIIVVYSILTEKLPALRSLYHIIAVLCLDALMLILWLAAWAATASRRAKYVVPVNVGNCVDDGSLIDSKNCSVFFKRDGENVILFKTGLAILAAIAGLGALVWILFIVTFVWSLVMFLQGRKQGRFAIDLSGPTNNYQMEPKTEAQVNVQPQPVQAAPQYQQQQQQQPAPGQFQQQQQYPPQQQQQYPPQQQQYPPQTTPSPYQPTQSPYQQQGAYPPPPVSPYDPQQGQQQNYAQYPPQQYHEVPGTTSSPPPQQQPYPAQQ; translated from the exons ATGACTCAACAACCACAAACTGAGGGAGACCATGTTCTCCAGACACCTCTATGGATTGTAATTATCCGCGCCTTTCAGTTTCTGGTGtctctcatcatcgtcggtCTTTGTGGCTGGATGATCCATGATGCCGGACTCCCAGAAAACTCTCTCTGTATTGCTATT GCAGTCCTCACCTGGATAATAGTCGTCTACTCCATCTTGACAGAAAAACTTCCCGCCCTTCGAAGCTTATACCACATCATCGCTGTCCTCTGCCTTGACGCACTGATGCTCATTCTCTGGCTCGCCGCCTGGGCTGCTACCGCCTCTCGCCGAGCCAAGTATGTTGTGCCTGTCAACGTGGGTAACTGCGTCGATGATGGCAGTCTCATCGACAGCAAGAACTGCAGTGTATTTTTTAAACGTGATGGAGAGAATGTCATTCTTTTCAAGACTGGTCTGGCCATCTTGGCTGCCATCGCTGGTTTGGGAGCCTTGGTCTG GATTCTGTTTATTGTTACTTTTGTTTGGAGTCTTGTCATGTTTCTTCAAGGACGCAAGCAAGGTCGTTTCGCTATTGATCTCTCTGGCCCGACAAACAACTACCAAATGGAGCCCAAGACTGAAGCTCAGGTTAATGTCCAGCCTCAACCTGTCCAAGCTGCACCTCaataccagcagcagcagcaacaacaacctgCTCCTGGACAGttccaacaacagcagcaataTCCTccccagcaacaacagcaataccctcctcaacaacagcagtACCCCCCTCAAACAACTCCCTCTCCATACCAACCTACCCAGAGCCCATACCAGCAACAAGGCGCttaccctcctcctcccgTATCGCCTTATGATCCTCAACAAGGTCAGCAGCAGAATTATGCACAGTATCCTCCCCAGCAATACCACGAAGTCCCTGGTACTACATCGTCGCCACCTCCTCAACAGCAGCCTTATCCTGCTCAGCAGTAA
- a CDS encoding hypothetical protein (BUSCO:54600at5125): protein MATSNPPMPQEKLGVPSRNPLPLSASQEAQVRDIFYQKVRKECADEIKAFAACALGRTFTVSFACRAEHRVMNNCMKIHATQAAHDEAREEWFALRIERQKEREKKARVAQAQEEFMREWWGLPEHVRLSKQKEMEQRGERIHGLTAKDRPRN, encoded by the exons ATGGCCACCTCAAACCCCCCAATGCCTCAAGAGAAGCTCGGCGTACCATCTCGAAACCCTCTACCTCTATCTGCGTCGCAAGAAGCACAAGTCCGAGATATCTTTTACCAAAAAGTCCGAAAAGAATGCGCCGACGAGATTAAGG CATTTGCTGCATGCGCTCTAGGCCGAACCTTTACAGTATCATTCGCTTGCCGAGCCGAACACCGCGTCATGAACAATTGCATGAAGATCCACGCCACACAAGCAGCCCACGACGAAGCACGAGAGGAGTGGTTCGCTTTGAGGATAGAACgacagaaagaaagagaaaagaaagctAGAGttgctcaagctcaagaagagtTTATGCGCGAGTGGTGGGGATTACCTGAGCATGTGAGGTTGTCGAAACAAAAGGAGATGGAGCAGAGAGGGGAAAGGATACATGGTCTTACAGCAAAGGATCGACCGAGGAATTGA
- a CDS encoding hypothetical protein (TransMembrane:1 (o568-590i)~BUSCO:36174at5125): MSTPTPGGFSLFPNPNSSKPPPTSRNQTPRPRRSESRERDLRSVTPQAMASETPEPVSPPRNGRQTPQNRSQTPQRSQTPQNRSQTPQSTSPQNRSHTPIEFDPIRQQAEPKPVKVQRPRPTVQIPGRADTGNIQGPTLVRSSSDRSRSSIAKPPLGGESTAQPLRSIFPAYNPDLPLNQQNYVPTETRPAEIPRAVISRQTYHETPAGAAPRNAPVRSPIISPMSIQSTQPSWPHRAVQQQEPPLIPTVSSNELLKSYWKVANGWQASPSEGRVYCMKLTQEKDAPVYSLSSATQPFYNLRLDPTSASAYVTLTRHDPNKPYKAPKPEASSSASSIISGVVGHSSGSKVTDTKHWQEALTTTLEEETRRHPPNDGLVALLMPTPATKMAIERSQDPASVMLAERECARLVWDEDSSHHFLVHPALATPFCVTIERSPSWSRVEYTLEHNESPQHLAKLTRDGTGSGWLEIDTGIASKIESYFIVDVAVTALLLVAQGDEKNNPITEAFEPPPPLILTAKQEKRLSKLGKREEKKSKKRNMEAFEIDVESQDESLGKGKKEKEDKLPFLLRVIVKIVKGLFACFIWLLTISFRCVGFAFKGCCGCLASKY; encoded by the coding sequence ATGTCTACTCCAACCCCAGGAGGGTTCTCGCTATTCCCGAACCCAAACTCTTCCAAACCACCACCAACTTCACGGAACCAAACTCCTCGACCTCGTCGTTCGGAATCTCGTGAACGGGATTTACGATCTGTTACACCACAGGCCATGGCTTCTGAAACACCTGAGCCTGTCTCGCCGCCGAGAAATGGACGACAGACGCCACAGAATAGGTCCCAGACACCTCAGAGATCTCAAACACCACAAAACAGATCACAGACGCCTCAAAGTACATCACCACAGAATAGATCACATACCCCAATCGAATTCGATCCTATTCGCCAACAAGCTGAACCAAAACCTGTCAAAGTCCAAAGACCAAGGCCAACCGTCCAAATCCCAGGTCGTGCTGATACAGGCAACATCCAAGGCCCCACGCTCGTCCGCAGCAGCAGTGATCGATCACGAAGTTCCATAGCGAAACCTCCTCTGGGTGGTGAATCCACTGCGCAACCTCTTCGATCCATCTTTCCAGCGTATAACCCAGACTTGCCGCTGAACCAGCAAAATTATGTTCCCACAGAGACTCGACCTGCCGAAATCCCACGAGCAGTTATTAGTCGGCAGACATACCATGAAACACCAGCCGGAGCTGCACCTCGAAATGCGCCTGTTCGAAGTCCTATTATTAGTCCCATGAGCATTCAATCTACGCAGCCTTCGTGGCCTCATCGTGCTGTTCAGCAACAGGAGCCCCCTCTAATTCCGACGGTTAGTTCGAATGAACTTCTCAAGAGTTACTGGAAAGTTGCGAATGGATGGCAGGCTTCACCATCAGAGGGAAGAGTGTACTGCATGAAGTTGACGCAGGAAAAAGATGCGCCTGTTTACAGTCTTTCGTCTGCGACACagcctttttataacctGCGCTTGGATCCAACTTCGGCATCGGCATATGTGACTCTTACGAGACATGACCCCAACAAACCTTACAAAGCACCCAAGCCTGAAGCAAGTTCTTCAGCGAGCAGTATTATTAGTGGTGTTGTCGGACACAGCTCGGGAAGCAAAGTCACCGACACGAAGCATTGGCAAGAAGCTCTTACTACGACTCTGGAAGAAGAGACGCGAAGACATCCCCCCAACGATGGTCTCGTTGCACTTCTTATGCCTACACCAGCTACAAAGATGGCCATTGAGAGATCCCAAGATCCTGCGTCTGTTATGCTAGCAGAGAGGGAATGCGCCCGTCTTGTGTGGGACGAAGATAGTTCCCATCACTTCCTCGTCCATCCCGCCCTCGCAACACCTTTCTGCGTCACCATCGAGCGATCCCCCTCATGGTCTCGTGTAGAGTACACACTCGAACACAACGAATCACCCCAACATCTCGCCAAGCTTACCCGCGACGGCACCGGCAGCGGCTGGTTAGAGATTGACACAGGCATCGCCTCAAAGATAGAGTCATACTTTATCGTCGACGTAGCAGTCACAGCACTTCTCCTCGTAGCCCAAGGCGACGAAAAGAACAATCCCATCACAGAAGCCTTTGAGCCTCCACCACCTCTGATCCTCACAGCCAAGCAAGAAAAGCGTCTTAGCAAGCTAGGCAAGCgcgaggaaaagaagagcaagaagcgCAACATGGAAGCGTTTGAGATTGACGTCGAAAGTCAAGATGAGAGTCTCGGCAAGGgcaagaaagagaaggaagacaaGTTACCCTTTTTGCTTCGGGTGATTGTCAAGATTGTCAAGGGTCTTTTTGCTTGTTTTATCTGGTTGTTGACGATAAGTTTCCGATGTGTTGGGTTTGCGTTTAAAGGGTGTTGTGGGTGCCTCGCGTCAAAGTATTAA
- a CDS encoding hypothetical protein (TransMembrane:10 (i77-95o101-122i299-320o326-351i794-815o821-841i878-899o919-941i970-991o1003-1022i)), with protein MAKQDDSVDNHVSGQSNEPMSRPAHALTFDQVVQELQTDAMHGLSSTEAKSRHEKFGNNDLGDADGVQPLKIIIAQVANAMTLVLILAMAVSFGIKSWIEGGVVAFIIGLNVTVGFFQEYSAEKTMDSLRNMSSPTASVVRDGDAKVIPSVEVVPGDLVEIKTGDTIPADIRLIEAVNFETDEAMLTGESLPVRKNEDDVFDDNCGPGDRINVAYSSSTVTKGRAKGIVFATATSTEIGAIAAALRKKDSKVRPVKRKPDGSAKPHRYLEAYTLTLTDAVGRFLGVNVGTPLQKKLSRLAIYLFGTAVVCAIIVLAANDFNASQQVIIYAVATGLSMIPASLVVVLTITMAAGTKRMVERNVIVRNLKALEALGAVTDICSDKTGTLTQGKMVARGAWTPGKGTYLVENATEANNPTIGELRWSRQQPHELPLKTGGDDCGVVTSTTGLLSQSKHSLTKFLEVASLANLATVNEKSGEWHARGDPTEIAIQVLASRFDWNRLKLTSHDSSNQFSEIAELPFDSDVKRMSVIMKDNRTNQLFAYTKGAVERVIGACTTYCPEDDDEQVPITDEFREQILRNMESFAGMGLRVLALASKPYNVDMKKGDEIDRTTVECDLVFRGLVGLYDPPRLESAPAVRACHQAGISVHMLTGDHPETAKAIAIEVGILPTRMDMVAEDTVNTMVMTATTFDGLTDDEVDQLPFLPLVIARCAPQTKVRMIEALHRRDKFCAMTGDGVNDSPSLRRADVGIAMGQAGSDVAKDASDIVLSDDNFASIVAAIEEGRRIFDNIQKFILHVLATNVAQAIVLLVGLVFKDRTGLSVFPIAPVQIMWIIMATSGLPDMGLGFERAVAGIMERPPISLKTGVFSFEFIIDMTVYGIWIAALCLSSFVLRMYAFGDGELGEDCNDTYSDSCETVFKARATTFACLTWFSLFLAWEMIDKRRSFFRMQPKSKLYFTQWMHDIWRNQFLFWAIILGVVTLFPIQYIPVISDTVFKHKGITWEWAIVFIAAALFFGGIEAWKFAKRVYFRHQASKSQGTDWKDMDLEQRTFGEYLTPDSSEASVRHDSEKVNAGAAQRQNSNNEKKA; from the exons ATGGCTAAGCAGGACGATTCTGTGGACAACCATGTCTCGGGCCAGAGCAACGAGCCCATGAGCCGCCCAGCTCACGCCTTGACTTTTGATCAAGTCGTTCAGGAGCTTCAGACGGATGCTATGCACGGTCTTAGCTCTACTGAAGCCAAATCACGACATGAAAAGTTTGGCAACAACGATCTTGGTGACGCCGATGGTGTTCAGCCTCTAAAGATTATTATCGCCCAGGTTGCCAACGCTATGACACTG GTGCTCATTCTTGCTATGGCCGTTTCTTTCGGTATCAAGTCATGGATTGAGGGTGGTGTCGTCGCCTTCATTATTGGTCTCAACGTCACTGTCGGTTTCTTTCAGGAATACTCTGCGGAGAAGACTATGGATTCGCTCCGAAACATGTCTTCTCCCACTGCTAGTGTTGTCCGTGATGGAGACGCCAAGGTTATTCCCTCTGTTGAAGTCGTTCCCGGTGATCTTGTGGAAATCAAGACCGGTGACACTATTCCTGCTGATATCCG ATTGATTGAGGCTGTCAACTTTGAGACTGATGAGGCCATGTTGACTGGTGAGTCTCTTCCCGTTCGAAAGAACGAGGATGATGTTTTCGATGACAACTGCGGACCTGGTGATCGTATCAACGTCGCTTACAGCTCCTCTACTGTCACCAAGGGTCGCGCCAAGGGTATTGTCTTTGCTACTGCTACATCCACCGAGATTGGTGCTATCGCTGCTGCTCTCCGAAAGAAGGACAGCAAGGTCCGCCCCGTCAAGCGTAAGCCTGATGGTTCTGCCAAGCCTCACCGATACCTCGAAGCCTACACTCTTACCCTTACCGATGCTGTTGGTCGTTTCCTCGGTGTTAACGTCGGAACTCCTCTCCAAAAGAAGCTATCCCGGCTGGCAATCTACCTCTTTGGTACCGCCGTTGTTTGTGCTATTATTGTCCTTGCTGCCAACGATTTCAATGCCTCCCAACAGGTTATTATCTACGCCGTCGCTACTGGTCTGTCCATGATTCCCGCCAGTTTGGTTGTCGTCTTGACCATCACCATGGCTGCCGGAACCAAGCGCATGGTTGAGCGTAACGTCATTGTTCGAAACCTCAAGGCCCTCGAGGCTCTTGGTGCTGTTACCGATATTTGCTCCGACAAGACTGGTACTCTTACCCAGGGTAAGATGGTTGCCCGTGGTGCCTGGACACCTGGAAAGGGTACTTATCTCGTCGAGAATGCTACCGAGGCCAACAACCCTACCATTGGTGAACTCCGCTGGTCTCGCCAGCAGCCTCATGAGCTTCCCCTCAAGACTGGCGGCGATGACTGCGGTGTTGTCACCTCCACCACTGGTCTTCTCTCTCAAAGCAAGCACTCCTTGACCAAGTTCCTTGAAGTTGCCTCTCTTGCCAACCTTGCTACCGTCAACGAAAAGAGCGGCGAGTGGCACGCCCGTGGTGACCCTACCGAGATTGCTATCCAGGTCCTCGCCTCTCGATTCGACTGGAACCGTCTCAAGCTCACCAGCCACGACTCCTCCAACCAGTTCAGTGAGATTGCCGAGCTTCCTTTCGACTCTGATGTCAAGCGCATGTCTGTCATCATGAAGGACAACCGAACCAACCAGCTCTTTGCCTACACCAAGGGTGCCGTCGAGCGCGTCATTGGTGCCTGTACTACTTACTGCcccgaggatgatgatgagcagGTTCCCATCACTGATGAGTTCCGTGAGCAGATTCTCCGCAACATGGAGTCTTTTGCTGGTATGGGTCTCCGTGTCCTGGCTCTCGCTTCCAAGCCCTACAACGTCGACATGAAGAAGGGTGACGAGATTGACCGTACCACTGTCGAGTGTGATCTCGTCTTCCGTGGTCTCGTTGGTCTTTACGATCCTCCCCGCCTCGAGTCTGCCCCTGCTGTCCGCGCCTGTCACCAGGCTGGTATTTCGGTGCACATGCTTACTGGTGACCACCCCGAGACTGCCAAGGCTATTGCTATCGAGGTCGGTATCCTGCCCACTCGCATGGACATGGTTGCCGAGGACACTGTCAACACCATGGTCATGACTGCTACCACTTTCGATGGTCTTaccgacgacgaagttgACCAGCTTCCTTTCCTCCCTCTTGTCATTGCCCGATGTGCTCCTCAGACCAAGGTTCGCATGATTGAAGCCCTTCACCGACGTGACAAGTTCTGCGCTATG ACTGGTGATGGTGTTAACGATTCTCCCTCGCTCCGCCGTGCTGATGTTGGTATTGCCATGGGTCAAGCCGGTTCCGATGTCGCCAAGGACGCCTCCGATATTGTTCTCAGTGATGACAACTTTGCTTCCATTGTCGCTGCCATCGAGGAAGGTCGCCGTATCTTTGACAACATCCAGAAATTCATTCTTCACGTCCTCGCCACCAACGTCGCTCAGGCCATCGTCTTGCTTGTCGGTCTCGTCTTCAAGGACCGAACTGGTCTTTCCGTTTTCCCTATTGCCCCCGTCCAGATCATGTGGATTATCATGGCTACCTCTGGTCTTCCCGACATGGGTCTCGGTTTCGAGCGTGCCGTTGCTGGTATCATGGAGCGACCTCCCATCTCCCTCAAGACTGGTGTTTTCTCCTTTGAATTCATCATTGACATGACTGTCTACGGTATCTGGATCGCTGCTCTTTGCCTTAGCTCTTTCGTTCTCCGCATGTACGCCTTTGGTGATGGTGAGCTCGGCGAGGACTGCAACGACACATACAGTGACAGCTGTGAGACCGTCTTCAAGGCCCGTGCTACCACCTTTGCCTGTCTTACCTGGTTCTCTCTCTTCCTTGCCTGGGAGATGATTGACAAGCGACGATCTTTCTTCCGCATGCAGCCCAAGTCCAAGCTCTACTTTACCCAGTGGATGCACGACATCTGGCGCAACCAGTTTCTCTTCTGGGCCATTATTCTTGGTGTCGTCACTCTCTTCCCTATCCAGTACATTCCCGTCATCAGCGACACCGTGTTCAAGCACAAGGGTATCACTTGGGAGTGGGCTATTGTCTTTATCGCTGCCGCTCTCTTCTTTGGCGGTATCGAGGCGTGGAAGTTTGCCAAGCGTGTCTACTTCCGTCACCAAGCCTCCAAGTCTCAAGGCACCGACTGGAAGGACATGGATCTTGAGCAGCGCACTTTTGGCGAGTACCTTACTCCTGACTCTAGCGAGGCCAGCGTTCGCCACGACTCTGAAAAGGTCAACGCTGGTGCTGCTCAGCGCCAAAACTCCAAcaacgagaagaaggcttgA